Part of the Oscillibacter hominis genome is shown below.
TATATGGGTCATTCCTCAATGATGCGGCAGGATATCTTCCCGCCGCTGATGCTCAGCCACCCGCATGTCCCCCGCGCGCCCACGGCGCCCGGGTTCATAATCCAAAGCCCGTCCTGCTGAAAACAGCAGGATTGGTGGGTGTGGCCGAAGAGCAGCACATTGGCTCCGGCGCGCCGGGCGGCGCCGATGGCGGCGCCGTACCCCATCTTCACCTGCCAGCGGTGGCCGTGGGACAGCAGCACCCGGCAGCCGTCCACCATCAGATTTTTGATGTCCGGCTCTTCCGTCCAGCCGTCGCAGTTGCCCGGAACCGCGGCCATGGGGACCTGGGGGCACTCCCGGCCCAGGGCCCTTGCATCCCGCAGCAGGTCTCCTAAGTGAAAGACCGCGTCGGGCCGGAGGGAACGGGTGAGACGGACCATGTTGTCCACATTACCGTGGGAGTCGGAAAAAACCAAAATGTTCATTGAGTCCCTCCCCTTGATTCCGGCAGGGCCGGTTGAGGGTATCTTAATCCATGGGGCCGGCCCTGTCAAGAAAGAACCCCTCCCGCCTTTCGGCGGGAGGGGGAATTGGATGAAATCACGCGCAGAAGGCCCGGTAGACGGCGGAGATGGCTTTTTCAAAGTCGGCCTCATCCACGCCGATGATGATATTCAGCTCGCTGGAGCCCTGGTCGATCATCCGGAGGTTCACGTCCGCCTCGGCAATGGCGGTGAACAGCCGGGCGGCCAGGCCCTTCCGGCGCACCATGCCCCGGCCCACCACGGCGATCATGGCCATGGCGTCCTCCACGGAGACGGCGTCAGGGTTGACAGTGGAGCAGATCTTCTGAACGATCTCCTGGCGGTGGGGCTCAAACTCCGCGGAGGCCATGACCACGGACAGCGTGTCAATCCCGCTGGGCATGTGCTCAAAGTTCACGCCGCACTCCTCCAGGGCGCTGAGCACCTTGCGGCCAAAGCCCACCTCGGAGTTCATCTGGTCCTTTTCAATGGTCAGCACCGTAAAGCCCTTGCGGCCCGCCACGCCCGTGATGCTGCCCTCGGGCTGCTCCTGGGCCTGGGGCACGATCAGCGTACCCGGGTCCTGGGGCCGGTTGGTGTTGCGGATGTTGATGGGGATGCCAGCCGTCTTCACCGGGAAGATGGCGTCCTCATGGAGGACGCTGGCGCCCATATAGGCCAGCTCCCGCAGCTCCGTGTAGGTGATGACGCCGATGGGCCTGGGGTCGGGGACGATCCGGGGGTCGGTGACCAGCATGCCGGACACGTCCGTCCAGTTCTCATAGACGTCGGACTGGGAGGCCCGGGCCACAATGGCGCCGGTGATGTCCGACCCGCCCCGGGAAAAGGTGCGGATGGAGCCGTCGGGCAGGGCACCGTAAAAGCCGGGAACCACGGCCCTGGGCAGTTCCTTCAGCTTTGCGCCCAGCACGCTGTTGGTCCGCTCCGCGTCAAAGGCGCCTTCGGCTGTAAAAAACACGCACTCCGCCGCGTCCAGGAAGGGCACGTCCAGATAGGCGGCCATCACCTTGGAATTTAAGTACTCGCCCCGGCTGGCCGCAAAGTCCCGCTGGGGATGCTCACGCAGCCGGGCCTCGATCTCATTAAGGTCCTGCTCCAGGGAGAAGTCCAGGCGGAGCCGGGTGATGATCTCGTCAAACCGGGCCCGGATCTCCGTGAAGGGGCCGGTAAAGTCCTGGCCTTGCAGGGCCAGGTCATAGCAGCAGTACAATAGGTCCGTGACCTTGATGTCGCCGGAAAAGCGCTTGCCAGGCGCGGAGGCCACCACATAGCATCGCTCCGGGTCCTGGCGGAGGATGGCCCCCACCTTTTCAAACTGGGCGGCGGTGGCCAGGGAGCTTCCGCCGAACTTGACTGTCTTCATTCCGTCCCTCCTGATTCGCCGATCATGGACTGCATGTCGTAAAGTCCCGCGGGCTTGCCCAGGAGGAACCGGGCGGCGGTGAGCGCCCCTTCTGCGAACAGCGCGCGGCTGTAAGCCTCATGCTTGAGCGTGATCGTCTGGGTCTCGGTGGTAATCATCACCTCGTGGGTGCCCACAACACCGCCCATCCGGATGGCGCTGATGCCGATTTCATCGCTTTCCCGTTTGCACTGGCCGCTCCGGCCGCAGTGGTTCTTCAGCTCCGGCCGCGCCTGGCGGACGGCATCGGCCAGCATCAACGCCGTGCCGCTGGGGGCGTCCGCCTTGCGGTTGTGATGGATTTCCACAATTTCAATGTCCGCGCCCTTCAGTACCGCGGCAGCCTGCCGGGCCAGGGAGCAAAGCAGTGCCACGCCCACCGACATGTTGGCGCTGAAAAACACAGGGATTTTGTTCGCCGCAGCAAAGATGAGCTCTCTCTCCTCCTCCGTGTGGCCGGTGGTGGCGATGACCACCGCAAGGCCCTTGCCGCAGGCGTAGGCCAGCAGCGGGCCCACGGCGGTGTGATGGGAAAAGTCAATGACCACATCCGCCTCGGGCGCACCGTGCAGGTCGGTGAGCACACCGTTCTCTTTTCCATAGGCGTCCACCGCGGCGGCAAGTTCGCCGCCCTGGTAGCCCTCCTTTACCAGCCGGACGATCTCCCGGCCCATGTGCCCACAGGCACCGTTCACAATGACCCTCATACCCGCAGCCCCTGCTCTCTCATGGCCTTCAGCAGGCGCTGGCGGTTGGGCTCCTCCATGGGCGTCATGGGCAGGCGGAGCTTCCCGCCGCACATGCCCATCGCGGCCAGGGCGGCCTTGACGGGGATGGGGTTCACCTCGCAGAACAGCGCGTGGATCAGCTCCAGGTACCGCAGCTGCAGCGCGGCGGCCCCGGCCACGTCGCCGGCAAAAAAGCGCTTGCAGATCTCCGTGGTCTCCCGGGGCAGCACATTGGACAGCACGCTGATGCAGCCGATGCCGCCCACGGACAAAATGGGCACGATCTGGTCGTCGTTGCCGGAATAGAGGT
Proteins encoded:
- a CDS encoding metallophosphoesterase family protein, with protein sequence MNILVFSDSHGNVDNMVRLTRSLRPDAVFHLGDLLRDARALGRECPQVPMAAVPGNCDGWTEEPDIKNLMVDGCRVLLSHGHRWQVKMGYGAAIGAARRAGANVLLFGHTHQSCCFQQDGLWIMNPGAVGARGTCGWLSISGGKISCRIIEE
- a CDS encoding aspartate kinase, which translates into the protein MKTVKFGGSSLATAAQFEKVGAILRQDPERCYVVASAPGKRFSGDIKVTDLLYCCYDLALQGQDFTGPFTEIRARFDEIITRLRLDFSLEQDLNEIEARLREHPQRDFAASRGEYLNSKVMAAYLDVPFLDAAECVFFTAEGAFDAERTNSVLGAKLKELPRAVVPGFYGALPDGSIRTFSRGGSDITGAIVARASQSDVYENWTDVSGMLVTDPRIVPDPRPIGVITYTELRELAYMGASVLHEDAIFPVKTAGIPINIRNTNRPQDPGTLIVPQAQEQPEGSITGVAGRKGFTVLTIEKDQMNSEVGFGRKVLSALEECGVNFEHMPSGIDTLSVVMASAEFEPHRQEIVQKICSTVNPDAVSVEDAMAMIAVVGRGMVRRKGLAARLFTAIAEADVNLRMIDQGSSELNIIIGVDEADFEKAISAVYRAFCA
- the dapB gene encoding 4-hydroxy-tetrahydrodipicolinate reductase encodes the protein MRVIVNGACGHMGREIVRLVKEGYQGGELAAAVDAYGKENGVLTDLHGAPEADVVIDFSHHTAVGPLLAYACGKGLAVVIATTGHTEEERELIFAAANKIPVFFSANMSVGVALLCSLARQAAAVLKGADIEIVEIHHNRKADAPSGTALMLADAVRQARPELKNHCGRSGQCKRESDEIGISAIRMGGVVGTHEVMITTETQTITLKHEAYSRALFAEGALTAARFLLGKPAGLYDMQSMIGESGGTE